DNA from Gammaproteobacteria bacterium:
CCGCGCGCATTTCCTTGGCGAGCGCGATCTGTAGTGGTCAACTGCTTCCGGACACTTTGTTATGCATTTTTTCGTAATCCATTGGTGTTGTGTAACCGAGCGTTGAATGCAGACGCTTTGAGTTGTAATACACCGCCACGTATTCCCGCACGT
Protein-coding regions in this window:
- a CDS encoding IS3 family transposase, coding for VREYVAVYYNSKRLHSTLGYTTPMDYEKMHNKVSGSS